In one Deinococcus fonticola genomic region, the following are encoded:
- the ribD gene encoding bifunctional diaminohydroxyphosphoribosylaminopyrimidine deaminase/5-amino-6-(5-phosphoribosylamino)uracil reductase RibD, protein MNEKNREHPPNDVEWMRLALAEAARGLGRTSPNPPVGCVIVQRGEVVGRGFHPQAGQPHAEVFALRHAGARARGATAYVTLEPCSHAGRTPPCADALMAAGVARVVVAAPDPNPLVNGQGISRLRAAGLDVTVGVMEAEAARQQAGFRSVVGRGRPHVIYKYAMTLDGKVAAQGEANGPVSSAEARTRVMAWRNQVDAVAVGRGTVLLDDPQLTTRGLEGGRNARPVLFDPEGHIGSQARAVRVGTLLVTRQGVRSPLEGDDRVTILPSTSLQEALQGLARHGISTLLLEGGPTLASAFFDEGLIDELRVFVAPKLLGAGLAALSLPVRSMHAAAALENVQVEQVGPDVLITGWVARK, encoded by the coding sequence ATGAATGAAAAGAACAGAGAACATCCACCGAACGACGTGGAGTGGATGCGGCTGGCGCTGGCCGAGGCCGCCAGGGGACTGGGCCGAACCTCGCCCAACCCACCTGTGGGCTGCGTGATCGTGCAGCGGGGCGAGGTGGTGGGCCGCGGTTTTCACCCGCAGGCTGGGCAGCCGCACGCGGAGGTGTTCGCGCTGCGTCACGCGGGCGCACGGGCGCGGGGCGCCACCGCTTACGTGACGCTGGAACCGTGCAGTCACGCGGGCCGCACGCCCCCGTGCGCAGATGCCCTGATGGCGGCGGGAGTGGCGCGAGTGGTCGTGGCCGCCCCTGACCCGAACCCACTGGTCAACGGGCAGGGTATTTCCAGGCTCCGCGCGGCAGGCCTTGACGTGACGGTAGGCGTCATGGAAGCCGAGGCCGCGCGTCAGCAGGCGGGCTTCCGTTCCGTGGTGGGGCGCGGGCGCCCTCACGTGATCTACAAGTACGCCATGACGCTGGACGGCAAGGTCGCCGCACAGGGTGAAGCGAACGGCCCCGTCAGCAGCGCCGAGGCCCGCACCCGCGTCATGGCGTGGCGCAACCAGGTGGACGCCGTCGCCGTGGGGCGCGGCACCGTACTGCTGGACGACCCGCAGCTCACCACGCGCGGGCTTGAGGGAGGCCGCAACGCCCGCCCGGTTCTGTTTGATCCGGAGGGCCACATCGGCAGCCAGGCGCGCGCGGTGCGGGTGGGCACGCTTCTCGTCACCCGGCAGGGCGTTCGCTCGCCGCTGGAGGGAGACGACCGCGTGACCATCCTGCCTTCCACCTCGCTTCAGGAGGCGCTGCAAGGGCTCGCCCGGCACGGCATTTCCACGCTGCTGCTGGAAGGTGGCCCGACCCTCGCCAGCGCCTTTTTCGACGAGGGCCTCATCGACGAGTTGCGCGTCTTTGTGGCCCCGAAGCTCCTGGGCGCAGGCCTCGCGGCCCTGAGCCTGCCGGTGCGGTCCATGCACGCCGCCGCCGCGCTGGAGAACGTGCAGGTCGAGCAGGTGGGGCCGGACGTGCTGATCACTGGATGGGTCGCGCGGAAATAA
- a CDS encoding cysteine desulfurase-like protein → MSDLRVALRAQFPSLASGRVYLDNAAGGLIPQHGIDAVQAHLTRYGATNALPGHQPGAEVLALRQRAREATALFLNADPADVALGPSATALAFRLGAAFSRLWGAGDEVIVSGLEHEANASPWRELEHVGVKVKVWHARQPDMRLHLDDLKALLTERTRLVSVTAASNALGVTPDLPAITQMVRGAGAWTAVDAVHSSPHHLPDVQAWGADFVMFSPYKVFGPHLGGLWIKGEHRERLPWPKLSFFAPGDMAGLEHGTPPYELLAGWLGTLDYLRELGGKPELTRAALVAAYGHIEALEQPIEKKLLEGLLALPNVTVYGPHNLDDRVGTVAFRVNGETPTQTAQRLTAQGVDVAAGHFYAVQPLSDLNLYPEGIVRASIAHYTSQEDIRRFLNALA, encoded by the coding sequence ATGTCTGATCTCCGTGTGGCCCTGCGTGCTCAGTTCCCCAGCCTGGCTTCGGGGCGGGTCTACCTGGATAACGCGGCGGGCGGGTTGATTCCGCAGCACGGCATCGACGCCGTGCAGGCGCACCTGACGCGGTACGGTGCCACGAACGCCCTGCCGGGCCACCAGCCGGGCGCGGAGGTGCTGGCCCTGCGGCAGCGGGCGCGTGAGGCCACGGCGCTGTTCCTGAACGCCGACCCGGCGGACGTGGCCCTGGGGCCGAGTGCCACGGCGCTGGCGTTTCGCCTGGGCGCAGCGTTCTCGCGCCTGTGGGGCGCAGGGGACGAGGTGATCGTGTCGGGCCTGGAGCACGAGGCGAACGCCAGCCCGTGGCGGGAACTGGAACACGTGGGCGTGAAGGTGAAGGTGTGGCACGCCCGTCAGCCGGATATGCGCCTGCACCTGGACGACCTGAAAGCCCTGCTCACAGAAAGAACGCGTCTGGTCTCGGTCACGGCGGCCAGCAATGCGCTGGGCGTGACGCCTGACCTGCCTGCCATCACGCAGATGGTACGGGGCGCGGGCGCCTGGACCGCCGTGGACGCCGTGCATTCCAGTCCGCACCATTTGCCCGACGTTCAGGCGTGGGGCGCAGACTTCGTAATGTTCAGCCCTTACAAGGTGTTCGGCCCTCACCTGGGGGGATTGTGGATTAAGGGCGAGCACCGGGAGCGCCTGCCTTGGCCGAAACTCAGTTTCTTCGCGCCCGGCGACATGGCGGGGCTGGAGCACGGCACGCCGCCGTACGAGCTGCTGGCCGGGTGGCTGGGTACGCTCGATTACCTGCGCGAACTGGGCGGGAAACCCGAGTTGACCCGTGCGGCGCTGGTGGCCGCTTACGGCCATATCGAGGCCCTGGAGCAACCCATCGAGAAAAAGCTGCTGGAGGGCCTGCTGGCCCTGCCGAACGTGACCGTGTACGGCCCCCACAACCTGGACGACCGCGTCGGAACGGTGGCCTTCCGCGTGAACGGTGAAACACCCACCCAGACGGCGCAGCGCCTCACCGCACAGGGGGTCGACGTGGCGGCGGGGCATTTCTACGCCGTGCAGCCCCTCAGCGACCTGAACCTGTATCCCGAAGGCATTGTGCGGGCCAGTATTGCCCACTACACCAGCCAGGAAGACATCCGGCGCTTCCTGAACGCCCTTGCCTGA
- a CDS encoding isochorismatase family protein codes for MKKDRSKKGLLVVDVQNDVVQSAYQRDTVVGHIARLVAEARQQDVPVVWVQHHDDWMKKDTDAWQIVPELQPRVGEPVIQKAFGDSFAETNLEAELEKLDVGELILCGAQSDACITATLYGSLYRGYPVTLVQDAHTTENGEFNGQDYPAERIVNWVNRNAAYTRLPGIGSRLTTTAEAFNEK; via the coding sequence ATGAAAAAAGACCGCTCGAAGAAGGGCCTGCTGGTGGTAGACGTCCAGAACGACGTGGTGCAAAGCGCCTACCAGCGCGACACGGTGGTGGGCCATATCGCCCGGCTGGTGGCCGAAGCGCGGCAACAGGACGTGCCCGTGGTGTGGGTGCAGCACCACGACGACTGGATGAAAAAGGACACGGACGCCTGGCAGATTGTGCCAGAACTGCAACCCAGGGTGGGTGAACCGGTCATTCAAAAGGCGTTCGGGGATTCGTTCGCGGAAACGAATCTGGAAGCGGAACTGGAGAAACTGGACGTGGGCGAACTGATCCTGTGTGGGGCGCAGAGTGACGCCTGCATCACGGCCACGCTGTACGGCAGCCTGTACCGCGGCTACCCGGTGACGCTGGTGCAGGACGCCCACACCACCGAGAACGGCGAATTCAACGGGCAGGACTATCCAGCCGAGCGCATTGTGAACTGGGTGAACCGCAATGCCGCTTACACGCGCCTGCCGGGGATCGGCTCACGGCTCACCACCACCGCGGAAGCGTTCAACGAAAAGTAA
- a CDS encoding NUDIX domain-containing protein: MSEALNLRAVWGNRPLLSVGVSVLLQDEGGRVLLQRRGDDGLWGTPGGGLNPGEDFLTAAHRELLEETGLTCPNLKLLPLAEGLVSGSDFWHRYPNGHEVYMLGRRAHGTLPAAALAHANPDDSGETLELRWFSLDDLPELSSNTNRASLNVLRSRAGLSPLPLNPVPPAPPVGSHLLDLRKLVGSRPLFAPGANVLVVNGEHRLLLLRHAGTGRWTLPGGSLEPGETFEACARRETLEESGLTIHELTPLLLCAGAEYRFTYPHGDVVDNVSALYRAEGWSGELCLQVEEVLEHAWFSADALPPDEALSGALIRTHVGHWRNTLA, encoded by the coding sequence ATGTCTGAAGCCCTGAACTTACGCGCTGTGTGGGGGAACCGTCCGCTGCTGTCCGTCGGGGTCAGTGTGCTTCTCCAGGATGAAGGGGGCCGCGTCCTGCTGCAACGCCGGGGTGACGATGGCCTGTGGGGAACGCCGGGCGGCGGTCTGAACCCCGGCGAGGACTTCCTGACGGCGGCACACCGTGAGCTGCTGGAGGAAACCGGCTTGACCTGTCCGAACCTGAAACTGCTGCCACTTGCAGAGGGCCTGGTCAGCGGTTCAGACTTCTGGCACCGTTACCCCAATGGGCACGAGGTTTACATGCTCGGGCGGCGGGCACATGGCACCTTACCTGCCGCTGCACTGGCGCACGCGAATCCTGACGACAGTGGCGAAACCCTGGAGTTGCGGTGGTTTTCGCTGGACGACTTGCCGGAACTGAGCAGCAACACCAACCGCGCCAGCCTGAATGTCCTGCGTTCACGCGCTGGCCTGAGCCCGCTGCCCCTGAACCCCGTGCCGCCTGCCCCGCCTGTCGGTTCGCACCTGCTGGACTTGCGAAAACTGGTGGGTTCACGCCCGCTGTTTGCGCCGGGCGCCAATGTGCTGGTGGTGAACGGTGAACACCGGCTGCTGCTGCTCCGCCACGCGGGAACGGGGCGCTGGACACTGCCGGGCGGCAGTCTGGAACCCGGCGAGACGTTCGAGGCCTGTGCACGCCGCGAAACCCTGGAGGAAAGTGGCCTGACCATACATGAATTAACGCCGCTGCTGCTGTGTGCTGGGGCAGAGTACCGCTTCACTTACCCGCACGGGGACGTGGTGGACAACGTCTCGGCGCTGTACCGCGCTGAGGGCTGGAGTGGCGAACTCTGCCTTCAGGTGGAAGAAGTGCTGGAACACGCCTGGTTTTCTGCCGACGCCCTGCCACCGGACGAGGCCCTGAGCGGCGCCCTGATTCGCACCCACGTCGGGCACTGGCGGAACACGTTGGCCTGA
- a CDS encoding SIR2 family NAD-dependent protein deacylase, with the protein MNLTEARAALRNAKKVAVLTGAGISAESGIPTFRDAQTGHWARFRPEDLASPPAYARDPEMVWEWYAGRYREILNAQPNEGHRLLAGLEREKGEGFFLATQNVDGLHARAGSKRLVELHGNLLSARDEKTGETFPLAAPDALQTPPTSPNGNRMRPNVVWFGEFLPEDALEAAQNAFHTCEVALIVGTSGVVYPAAGLALEAMAEGAVVIEINPDATELTPLLTFSLREKASAGLAQLLA; encoded by the coding sequence ATGAACCTGACCGAGGCGCGGGCGGCATTGAGGAACGCCAAAAAAGTGGCCGTCCTGACCGGGGCGGGCATCAGTGCCGAGAGCGGTATCCCGACTTTCCGGGACGCGCAGACAGGCCACTGGGCGCGCTTCAGGCCGGAAGACCTGGCGAGTCCGCCCGCTTACGCCCGTGACCCGGAGATGGTGTGGGAGTGGTACGCTGGACGTTACCGCGAGATCTTGAACGCCCAACCGAACGAGGGCCACCGCCTGCTGGCCGGGCTGGAGCGCGAGAAAGGGGAAGGTTTTTTTCTGGCGACGCAGAACGTGGACGGCCTGCACGCCCGCGCCGGAAGTAAACGCCTGGTGGAGTTGCACGGCAACCTGCTGAGTGCACGGGACGAGAAAACCGGCGAAACTTTCCCGCTGGCCGCGCCAGACGCGTTGCAGACGCCGCCCACTTCCCCGAACGGGAACCGTATGCGGCCCAACGTGGTGTGGTTTGGCGAGTTCCTGCCCGAGGACGCCCTGGAAGCCGCCCAGAACGCCTTTCACACCTGTGAGGTCGCCCTGATTGTCGGCACCAGCGGCGTGGTGTACCCGGCGGCCGGGCTGGCGCTGGAAGCCATGGCCGAAGGCGCCGTCGTCATCGAGATCAACCCGGACGCCACCGAACTGACGCCCCTGTTGACTTTCAGCCTGCGTGAGAAGGCCTCCGCAGGGCTGGCGCAGTTGCTGGCGTGA
- a CDS encoding type ISP restriction/modification enzyme has protein sequence MVKTPRTAFGDYVKAIRKVHGKGTPENTYLPLLKELLDALLPEYEVITHPSKDEQGLPDFGLREKDGAENVALGEAEALDVPLAKNVHGLEQARRYARQKPTLLTNFHEFVVLEGETELGRYTIPHADLTSATTPADLAKTHLDELSALLSVWASARGSLTRPQKIAGLLAYYARQAMHNLEGQDADALAPLRKAMEDALGTSFTLPKIEKNKKNAEQQRREEAKWAEKQAELDHFFRSSLVQALFYGLFAGWVAAARTGKGAEISRGNIADDLNIPVISLLLDEVNTSRKLTRLDLRALVDRALDMLRRVDAEPFLKSFQEGAAVTYFYEPFLEAFDAQLKKDLGIWYTPHEIIRYQIRHVHGLLQTHLNLPLGLLDPNVTILDPATGTGGYLLELGRFLTAEMQKEGKGRVGARLKEAFQTRIYGFELMPAPFAIAHLQLALLLSEAGAPLNSDERVGVYLTNSLNGWEPRKTKPDPLYGELAEEQELTDEVKHHRKIMVMIGNPPYARFADMPDNPEELALVAPYKTCLRESWGVKKQLLDDLYIRFIRLAEWRIAENTQAGIVSFITNRSYLTGISHPVMREHLLKRFDHLYIDDLHGNQRAHKAGDGSVFTTDTSGGIKVGVAVGTFVKLADSPPDTLAQVHYRDYEGSGESKRQALLEEATPYEPAFTPSRKHRYILKPLNGEDAYWDWPSVDEIFPMRFSGAQAARDGIAVSFLGEGRQKAEDLADELISDASFIEKYAEASLERDGSLKGRNAVIGNEIQRIAVQPYLFRPFDLREVLWDDRLLIRDRPEYLPQISENAFLIASQVMEKFVEGEEGAPLFDRVGFSNVGIEFHHMRPDARAIPLRLRFKHFASDEQYEYLPNISDFYDDLARAGVLKVATAKAGSTCLPRPKPAPVLSRYGVVRDEKGRPNALAWELAEQVFYHALAVLSAPSYRAEHAEYLAEDWPRVPLPGTRAVLAQGAELGRRVAALLDPQAQPDVPRSVGRLVTPGTDMEAPEAELNIGVKPRYDAGREVYVLSDTLELAGVSEAVWGFTLGGYPVLKNWVEYRKGRKLTLDEADWLESIVRRVQGLLNLGPELDAGYTAAKATGDTAPS, from the coding sequence ATGGTAAAAACTCCCAGAACAGCCTTCGGCGATTATGTGAAGGCCATCCGCAAGGTTCACGGCAAGGGGACGCCCGAGAATACCTATCTGCCACTGCTCAAAGAGTTGCTGGACGCCTTGCTGCCCGAATACGAGGTCATCACTCACCCCAGTAAAGACGAGCAGGGTCTGCCCGACTTCGGCCTGAGGGAAAAGGATGGAGCCGAAAATGTGGCTCTCGGTGAAGCAGAGGCCCTGGATGTTCCGCTGGCGAAAAATGTACACGGGCTGGAGCAGGCGCGGCGCTACGCCCGGCAGAAGCCCACGCTACTGACCAACTTTCACGAATTCGTCGTGCTGGAGGGCGAGACCGAGCTGGGCCGGTACACCATCCCCCACGCCGACTTGACCAGCGCGACCACGCCCGCCGACCTGGCAAAAACTCACCTGGACGAGTTGAGCGCCCTGCTGAGCGTGTGGGCCAGCGCACGCGGCAGCCTGACCCGGCCTCAAAAGATCGCCGGCTTACTGGCTTACTATGCCCGGCAAGCCATGCACAACCTGGAAGGACAGGACGCCGACGCCCTGGCCCCGCTGCGCAAAGCGATGGAAGACGCCCTGGGCACCAGTTTCACCCTGCCCAAGATCGAGAAGAACAAGAAAAACGCTGAACAGCAGCGCAGAGAAGAGGCCAAATGGGCCGAGAAACAGGCCGAACTCGATCACTTCTTCCGTTCCAGTCTGGTGCAGGCCCTCTTTTACGGACTGTTCGCTGGGTGGGTCGCTGCTGCCAGGACAGGCAAGGGCGCTGAGATCAGCCGTGGAAACATCGCCGACGACCTGAATATTCCCGTCATCAGCCTGCTGCTCGACGAGGTGAACACCTCCCGTAAGCTCACCCGGCTGGACTTGCGCGCCCTGGTTGACCGCGCCCTCGACATGCTGCGGCGCGTGGACGCCGAACCCTTTTTGAAGAGTTTTCAAGAAGGAGCCGCCGTCACGTACTTCTACGAGCCGTTTCTGGAAGCCTTCGACGCCCAGCTCAAGAAAGACCTCGGCATCTGGTACACCCCGCATGAGATCATCCGCTACCAGATCAGGCACGTTCACGGGCTGCTCCAAACCCACCTGAACTTACCGCTAGGCCTGCTCGACCCGAATGTGACCATTCTCGATCCCGCCACGGGCACCGGAGGCTACCTGCTGGAATTGGGCCGCTTCCTGACCGCCGAAATGCAGAAAGAAGGCAAAGGGCGCGTCGGCGCACGGTTGAAAGAAGCTTTCCAGACCCGTATTTACGGCTTCGAACTGATGCCCGCGCCCTTCGCCATCGCCCACCTGCAACTGGCCCTGCTGCTCAGCGAAGCGGGCGCACCCCTCAACAGCGATGAGCGCGTCGGCGTGTACCTCACCAATAGCCTCAACGGCTGGGAACCTCGCAAAACCAAACCCGACCCCCTGTATGGCGAGCTGGCTGAAGAGCAGGAGCTGACCGACGAGGTTAAACACCACCGCAAGATCATGGTTATGATCGGCAATCCGCCTTACGCCCGCTTCGCCGATATGCCCGACAATCCTGAAGAATTGGCCCTGGTCGCCCCATACAAAACTTGCTTGCGCGAAAGCTGGGGCGTAAAAAAACAACTCCTGGACGACCTGTATATACGCTTCATTCGCCTGGCCGAGTGGCGCATCGCCGAGAACACCCAGGCAGGTATCGTCTCCTTCATCACCAACCGCAGTTACCTGACGGGCATCAGTCACCCGGTCATGCGCGAACACCTATTGAAGCGCTTCGACCACCTGTACATCGACGATTTGCACGGCAACCAACGCGCCCACAAAGCAGGTGACGGCAGTGTGTTTACCACCGACACCAGCGGCGGCATCAAAGTGGGCGTGGCGGTTGGTACCTTTGTCAAACTGGCAGACAGCCCACCCGACACGCTAGCGCAAGTGCATTACCGCGATTACGAAGGCAGCGGCGAAAGCAAACGTCAGGCGCTCCTGGAAGAAGCCACGCCGTATGAACCCGCTTTCACCCCCAGCCGCAAACACCGCTACATCTTGAAACCCCTGAACGGAGAAGATGCGTACTGGGACTGGCCGAGCGTAGACGAGATTTTTCCAATGCGATTTAGCGGCGCTCAAGCTGCCAGAGATGGTATTGCAGTCAGTTTCCTCGGAGAGGGCCGCCAGAAAGCTGAAGACCTAGCCGACGAATTGATCTCTGATGCGAGCTTCATCGAGAAGTACGCTGAAGCCTCTCTTGAGAGGGATGGCAGTCTCAAGGGACGAAATGCTGTTATTGGGAATGAGATTCAGCGAATTGCCGTTCAGCCATATTTATTCCGTCCGTTTGATCTTCGGGAGGTTCTCTGGGATGACCGCCTGCTCATTCGTGATCGCCCAGAATACCTTCCTCAGATTAGTGAAAACGCCTTCCTCATCGCCAGTCAAGTCATGGAGAAATTCGTAGAAGGTGAAGAAGGCGCTCCTCTCTTTGACCGGGTGGGATTTTCAAACGTTGGTATCGAGTTCCATCACATGCGACCAGATGCAAGAGCAATCCCTCTCCGCTTGCGTTTCAAGCATTTCGCTTCGGATGAGCAGTACGAGTACCTGCCCAACATCTCCGACTTTTACGATGATCTGGCACGGGCGGGGGTGTTGAAGGTCGCGACTGCGAAAGCGGGGTCAACTTGCTTGCCTAGGCCTAAGCCTGCGCCTGTGCTGTCGCGGTACGGCGTGGTGAGGGACGAGAAAGGGCGGCCCAACGCGCTGGCGTGGGAACTGGCGGAACAGGTGTTTTACCACGCGTTGGCGGTGCTCAGTGCGCCCTCCTACCGCGCCGAACATGCCGAGTATCTGGCGGAAGATTGGCCCCGTGTGCCGCTGCCTGGCACTCGCGCCGTGCTGGCCCAGGGAGCAGAACTGGGCCGCAGGGTGGCGGCGCTGCTTGACCCGCAGGCGCAGCCGGACGTGCCGCGCTCGGTGGGCCGCCTGGTGACGCCGGGCACAGACATGGAAGCGCCGGAAGCGGAGTTGAACATTGGCGTCAAACCGCGCTATGACGCCGGGCGAGAAGTGTATGTGTTGTCGGACACGCTGGAATTAGCGGGGGTATCTGAGGCAGTCTGGGGGTTCACGCTGGGCGGGTATCCGGTACTGAAAAACTGGGTGGAGTATCGCAAAGGCCGCAAGCTCACGCTGGACGAAGCCGATTGGCTGGAAAGTATCGTGCGGCGCGTGCAGGGGTTGCTGAACCTGGGGCCTGAACTCGACGCCGGGTATACAGCGGCAAAAGCCACTGGGGATACGGCGCCGAGCTGA
- a CDS encoding alpha/beta hydrolase family protein: MADAELWRERSAITHAGKLKAHMFMMHGTNDTRYPINQARDFRDALIADGKKEGEHFEYVEFSDEGHGSADIAGKTRSYRLLADYLERRL, translated from the coding sequence GTGGCCGACGCCGAGCTGTGGCGCGAGCGCAGCGCCATTACCCACGCGGGCAAACTGAAAGCCCACATGTTCATGATGCATGGCACCAACGACACGCGCTACCCGATCAACCAGGCCCGCGACTTCCGCGACGCGCTGATCGCTGACGGCAAGAAGGAAGGTGAGCACTTCGAGTACGTCGAATTTAGCGACGAGGGCCACGGCAGCGCCGACATCGCCGGGAAGACCCGCAGCTACCGCCTGCTGGCCGATTACCTCGAAAGGCGGCTGTAG
- a CDS encoding carboxypeptidase M32, whose amino-acid sequence MTKTDTQWTELTRRWQELADLSGINSLLGWDQSTYLPQAASAGRSRQTALISTIAHQKATDPEYGKLLDTAGKRDDLTPEQARMLGLARKNYDQATRLPTAFVAEWTEHGGNSYSAWTEARPANDFRRMVPILEKTLDYSLQGAGYYPEFATPMDYFIDQSDEGMTQAQVDDVFRQLREALVPLVEQVAQAERPRVDFLERHYPKELQLKFGEGIIRDYGYDFTRGRQDLTHHPFMTRLGGHDVRITTRVKENDPIDALYSTLHESGHALYEQGVAEEYLGTPLGHGVSAGVHESSSRLWENLVGRSRAFWAAYFGDMRDVFPEQLKDVTEEEMHRASNVVARSLIRTDADELTYNLHVITRYELERDLLSGKLAVRDLADAWHAAYEQNLGLRAPSDVDGVLQDVHWFFGQIGGAFHGYTLGNVLNAQFYAAAERANPGLEGDIARKDFSRLRVWLTENVYCHGSRYTPNELLERATGQGLSVEPYLNYLRTKYSDLYGLK is encoded by the coding sequence ATGACCAAAACCGATACGCAGTGGACGGAGTTGACGCGACGCTGGCAGGAACTGGCCGACCTGAGCGGCATCAATTCCCTATTGGGCTGGGATCAGAGCACGTACCTGCCGCAGGCGGCCTCGGCGGGACGCTCGCGGCAGACCGCGCTGATCTCCACCATCGCGCACCAGAAGGCCACCGACCCGGAGTACGGCAAACTGCTGGACACCGCCGGAAAGAGGGACGACCTGACGCCCGAGCAGGCCAGGATGCTGGGGCTGGCCCGCAAAAACTACGACCAGGCCACCCGCCTGCCCACCGCCTTTGTCGCCGAGTGGACGGAGCACGGCGGCAACAGCTACTCCGCCTGGACGGAAGCCCGGCCCGCCAACGACTTCAGGCGCATGGTGCCCATCCTGGAGAAGACGCTGGATTACAGCCTCCAGGGCGCGGGGTACTACCCCGAGTTCGCCACGCCGATGGATTACTTCATCGACCAGTCCGACGAGGGCATGACCCAGGCCCAGGTCGATGACGTGTTCCGCCAGCTCCGCGAGGCGCTGGTGCCGCTGGTCGAACAGGTGGCGCAGGCCGAGAGGCCCCGCGTGGACTTTCTGGAACGCCATTACCCCAAGGAGCTGCAACTCAAGTTCGGGGAGGGCATCATCCGCGATTACGGGTACGATTTCACGCGCGGGCGGCAGGACTTGACGCACCACCCCTTCATGACGCGCCTGGGCGGGCACGACGTGCGCATCACCACCCGCGTGAAGGAAAACGACCCCATCGACGCGCTGTACAGCACCCTGCACGAGTCCGGTCACGCGCTGTACGAGCAGGGCGTCGCCGAGGAGTACCTGGGCACGCCGCTGGGCCACGGCGTCAGTGCGGGCGTGCACGAGAGCAGCTCGCGCCTCTGGGAGAACCTGGTGGGCCGCAGCCGCGCCTTCTGGGCGGCGTATTTCGGCGACATGCGGGACGTGTTCCCCGAGCAACTGAAGGACGTGACGGAAGAAGAGATGCACCGCGCCAGCAACGTGGTGGCCCGCAGCCTGATCCGCACCGACGCGGACGAGCTGACCTACAACCTGCACGTGATTACCCGCTACGAACTGGAACGCGACCTGCTGAGCGGCAAACTGGCCGTGCGCGACCTGGCCGACGCCTGGCACGCCGCCTACGAGCAGAACCTGGGCCTGCGTGCCCCCAGCGACGTGGACGGCGTGTTGCAGGACGTGCACTGGTTTTTCGGGCAGATCGGCGGGGCCTTCCACGGCTACACGCTGGGCAACGTCCTGAACGCCCAGTTCTACGCCGCCGCCGAACGGGCCAACCCCGGCCTGGAAGGGGACATTGCCCGCAAGGACTTCTCGCGCCTGCGCGTCTGGCTCACGGAAAACGTGTACTGCCACGGCAGCCGCTACACCCCGAATGAATTGCTGGAGCGGGCCACCGGGCAGGGCCTGAGCGTGGAACCCTACCTGAACTACCTGAGGACGAAGTACAGCGACCTGTACGGCCTGAAGTAA
- a CDS encoding GNAT family N-acetyltransferase, with product MTFSFPTIPTELRTERLLLRQPRVQDAGAMQAAIEASLPELKVWMPWAHAPATLEDRREYVQASIERFREGTELTYVIWTADGRTLLGNSGLHHLNWLVPRGEIGYWVATPHTGRGYAQEAARALTGLALDTLGFRRLEIRCDARNERSARIPRELGFTLDAVFRNDDVAADNPLKLRDTLVFSRVQ from the coding sequence GTGACTTTCTCCTTCCCGACCATCCCCACGGAACTGCGCACCGAGCGCCTGCTGCTGCGCCAGCCGCGCGTGCAGGACGCCGGGGCCATGCAGGCGGCCATCGAGGCGTCACTGCCGGAATTGAAGGTGTGGATGCCGTGGGCGCACGCCCCCGCCACGCTGGAGGATCGCCGGGAGTACGTCCAGGCCAGCATCGAGCGGTTCAGGGAAGGTACCGAACTGACCTACGTGATCTGGACGGCGGACGGGCGCACCCTGCTGGGCAACAGCGGCCTGCACCACCTGAACTGGCTGGTGCCCAGGGGCGAGATCGGGTACTGGGTCGCCACGCCCCACACCGGGCGGGGGTACGCGCAGGAGGCCGCGCGGGCGCTGACTGGCCTGGCCCTGGACACGCTGGGGTTTCGCCGCCTGGAAATTCGCTGTGACGCCCGCAACGAGCGCAGCGCCCGCATTCCCCGTGAGCTGGGCTTCACACTGGACGCTGTCTTCAGGAACGACGACGTGGCCGCGGACAACCCGCTGAAATTGCGGGACACGCTGGTGTTCAGTCGCGTGCAGTAG